The following coding sequences lie in one Pseudorca crassidens isolate mPseCra1 chromosome 2, mPseCra1.hap1, whole genome shotgun sequence genomic window:
- the LOC137209987 gene encoding PRAME family member 8-like, with protein MSVRNPLRLLDLAGMSLLRDEASTITALKDLPTELFPPVFMEAFYGRRSETLKAMVQAWPFVRLPLGGLMKMPHLGTLQAVLDGLDILLAQKDHPRRCRLRVLDLRNTSQDFWRMWSGYRVHGCSSSLMAQVAEDRSRAEQPRAPLEVFIELHLKERTLDGFLTYLIRWVEQRKASIHLCCKKLRILSFPMENIMKVLSMVQLDCIQEVQVNCTWHLSTLAVFAPLLGQMNKVQRLLLSNIHMSALGGQEQQHVVQITSQFLRLHHLRDLHLESHSFLEGCLDQMLRCLTNPLDNLAITHCLLSDSDLNHLSQCPNISQLKGLDLSGITLTYSSPELLPVLLEKVAATLQELYLEQCGIMDSHLETILPPLSCCSQLTFFSLRGNLISMAVMGKLLRHTSGLPRLSQELYPVPQESYSSQRILQPGRLAQCRAELFEILRVLGRPRIIWISSSPCLHCGDNTFSHPQPIVYR; from the exons ATGAGTGTGCGGAACCCCCTGAGACTCCTGGACCTGGCGGGAATGAGCTTGCTTAGGGATGAGGCCTCGACCATCACGGCTCTGAAGGATCTGCCCACAGAGCTCTTCCCCCCAGTGTTCATGGAGGCCTTCTATGGGAGACGCAGCGAGACCCTGAAGGCCATGGTGCAAGCCTGGCCCTTTGTCCGCCTGCCTCTGGGGGGCCTGATGAAGATGCCTCATCTGGGAACCTTACAAGCAGTGTTGGATGGGCTTGATATCCTGCTTGCACAGAAGGATCATCCCAG GAGGTGCAGGCTGCGGGTGCTGGATTTAAGAAATACCAGCCAGGACTTCTGGAGAATGTGGTCTGGATACAGGGTCCATGGGTGTTCAAGCTCACTGATGGCACAAGTGGCTGAGGACAGGTCAAGGGCAGAACAGCCCAGGGCTCCCTTGGAGGTATTCATAGAACTTCATCTCAAGGAAAGGACCTTGGATGGATTCCTCACCTACCTCATCAGATGGGTAGAGCAGAGAAAAGCTTCCATACACCTGTGCTGTAAGAAGCTGAGGATTCTTTCATTTCCCATGGAAAATATTATGAAGGTCCTGAGTATGGTACAGTTGGACTGTATCCAGGAGGTGCAAGTGAATTGCACCTGGCATCTGTCCACCCTGGCCGTATTTGCTCCTCTCCTGGGCCAGATGAATAAAGTGCAGAGACTCCTTCTCTCCAACATCCACATGTCTGCACTTGGGGGGCAGGAACAGCAGCACGTTGTCCAAATTACCTCTCAGTTCCTCAGGCTGCACCACCTCCGGGATCTCCATCTGGAATCTCACTCCTTCCTTGAAGGATGCCTGGACCAGATGCTCAG GTGTCTGACAAACCCCTTGGACAACCTTGCAATAACTCACTGCCTCCTTTCGGATTCAGACTTGAACCATCTGTCCCAGTGTCCGAACATCAGTCAGCTAAAGGGCCTGGATCTGAGTGGCATCACCCTGACCTACTCTAGTCCTGAGCTCCTCCCAGTTCTGTTGGAGAAAGTTGCAGCCACCCTCCAGGAACTGTATTTAGAGCAATGTGGGATCATGGACTCTCACCTCGAGACCATCCTGCCGCCCCTGAGCTGCTGCTCCCAGCTCACGTTCTTTAGCCTGCGGGGAAACCTCATCTCCATGGCCGTCATGGGGAAGCTGCTGCGACACACCTCCGGGCTGCCCCGTTTAAGTCAAGAGCTGTATCCTGTCCCTCAGGAGAGTTACAGCTCTCAGCGAATCCTCCAACCTGGGAGACTTGCACAGTGTCGGGCTGAACTGTTTGAGATTCTGCGAGTCTTAGGACGTCCCAGGATCATTTGGATTAGTTCCAGCCCCTGTCTGCACTGTGGAGATAACACATTCTCTCATCCCCAGCCCATCGTATACCGCTGA